A genomic region of Candidatus Marimicrobium litorale contains the following coding sequences:
- the pcnB gene encoding polynucleotide adenylyltransferase PcnB translates to MNIIPRDQHCISRKHISDSALKVMSRLRKGGFQAYLVGGAVRDLLRGAHPKDFDVATDATPEAVNELFRNSRIIGRRFRIVHVRFGREIIEVTTFRGHHDSTPDTAQSKGASKHHSQQSASGLLLRDNVYGTLAEDAARRDLTINALYYDSEKFEVFDQVDGLEDMAQQQIRIIGDPDQRYTEDPVRMLRVLRFAAKLSFGIAPDTAAAIPRCAHLLEQIPSARLFDEFLKLFLGGYAAATLDQLIQHDLLRYLFPETCIALEEHPTGQALVEAAMVSTDVRIAADKPVTPAFILAALLWPVVDNAFQRRKAGDEPPMVAIHGAGQDAISAAAQHLSIPRRFSQPMREIWEFQLRLQRKTGRKALELLEHRRFRAAYDFLLLREQAGEETDGLGPWWTEVQTLSKPEREEKMASKGRRNRPGRNRTQRPKHTE, encoded by the coding sequence TTGAATATCATCCCCCGGGATCAGCACTGCATCTCCCGTAAACACATCAGCGACAGCGCCCTGAAAGTAATGTCGCGCCTGCGCAAGGGAGGCTTCCAGGCCTACCTCGTCGGCGGCGCGGTGCGCGATCTGCTGCGGGGAGCACACCCAAAGGATTTCGACGTCGCCACGGATGCCACTCCAGAAGCAGTCAACGAGCTGTTTCGCAATTCACGCATCATCGGTCGCCGCTTTCGTATAGTGCACGTGCGGTTTGGGCGAGAGATCATTGAAGTGACCACTTTCCGCGGGCATCACGACAGCACACCGGATACCGCGCAGAGCAAAGGTGCCAGCAAGCACCATTCACAGCAATCCGCCAGCGGATTGCTGTTGCGCGATAACGTCTACGGCACTCTGGCCGAGGATGCAGCGCGGCGCGACCTGACCATTAACGCGCTCTATTACGATTCGGAAAAGTTCGAGGTATTCGACCAGGTCGACGGCCTTGAGGACATGGCACAACAGCAGATTCGTATCATCGGCGACCCCGACCAACGCTATACCGAAGATCCCGTGCGCATGCTGCGTGTGCTGCGATTTGCCGCCAAACTGTCCTTCGGCATTGCGCCGGACACCGCAGCGGCAATCCCGCGATGTGCGCATCTGTTGGAGCAAATTCCCTCGGCCCGCCTGTTCGACGAATTCCTGAAGCTGTTTCTTGGCGGGTACGCGGCCGCAACACTGGACCAACTGATCCAGCACGATTTGCTGCGTTACCTGTTCCCCGAGACCTGCATCGCCCTTGAGGAACACCCTACCGGTCAGGCTCTGGTAGAGGCCGCAATGGTTAGCACAGACGTCCGTATCGCGGCAGACAAACCGGTCACGCCCGCGTTTATTCTGGCGGCGTTGCTGTGGCCTGTGGTCGATAACGCGTTCCAGCGGCGCAAGGCGGGTGATGAGCCCCCCATGGTCGCCATTCATGGGGCGGGCCAGGATGCCATTTCGGCCGCTGCGCAGCATCTGTCTATTCCGAGAAGATTCAGCCAACCCATGCGGGAAATCTGGGAGTTCCAATTGCGCCTGCAGCGCAAAACCGGCCGCAAGGCGTTAGAACTGCTGGAGCACAGGCGGTTTCGCGCGGCCTATGATTTTCTCCTGCTGCGGGAGCAGGCCGGCGAGGAAACCGATGGACTCGGCCCGTGGTGGACAGAGGTTCAGACGCTGTCTAAACCAGAGCGAGAGGAGAAAATGGCATCAAAGGGCCGCCGAAACCGCCCCGGTCGCAACCGGACGCAACGTCCAAAGCACACGGAATGA
- the folK gene encoding 2-amino-4-hydroxy-6-hydroxymethyldihydropteridine diphosphokinase, which yields MIPAYIALGSNLGHPLSQLRTALASLAALPLTELKSVSSGWRSAAVGPGEQPDYLNAVAMIMTELAPHALLQELQHIEAAQGRERTEHWGPRTLDLDILLYGDRVISTAQLTVPHPRMAERNFVLYPLREISNTNLLPNGMEIDALLRECPANGLEKTALPLRDAHFPENR from the coding sequence ATGATCCCGGCTTACATCGCCCTGGGCAGCAATCTGGGCCATCCGTTATCTCAGCTACGCACCGCACTTGCCAGCCTGGCAGCACTGCCCCTTACAGAACTGAAAAGCGTTTCAAGCGGCTGGCGCAGCGCTGCCGTGGGACCCGGCGAGCAACCAGACTACCTCAATGCGGTTGCCATGATTATGACGGAGCTCGCACCTCACGCCTTGTTGCAAGAGCTACAGCACATCGAGGCAGCACAGGGTCGCGAGCGCACCGAACACTGGGGACCGCGGACGCTGGATCTGGATATTCTGCTGTATGGCGATCGGGTGATCAGCACCGCGCAGCTCACTGTTCCGCATCCCCGCATGGCAGAGCGCAATTTTGTTCTGTACCCTCTGCGCGAAATCAGCAACACTAACCTGCTGCCAAACGGCATGGAGATTGATGCCCTGCTGCGGGAATGCCCCGCTAACGGGCTGGAAAAAACCGCACTACCGCTGCGGGACGCGCATTTTCCAGAGAACAGGTAA
- a CDS encoding deoxynucleoside kinase gives MIASNQAISVELKGRTPPSFIAVEGSIGVGKTTLAHKLAASFDCATLLEDAEENPFLERFYNNREQAALATQLFFLFQRAQKIQDLRQADIFAPDRVADFLIDKDPLFARINLDADEYQLYEKVYQQLTIDAPRPDLVLYLQAPTDVLLSRIENRGLAMEKGINRDYLERLNEVYSEFFLYYDDAPLLIVNASEIDLANSVADYRDLVDYMLDIRSGRHYFNPTFFR, from the coding sequence GTGATTGCAAGCAACCAGGCTATCAGCGTCGAGCTAAAAGGACGCACACCGCCCTCTTTCATCGCGGTTGAGGGCTCGATTGGCGTGGGCAAAACCACGCTGGCCCACAAACTGGCTGCAAGCTTCGACTGTGCCACCTTGCTGGAGGACGCAGAGGAGAATCCGTTTCTGGAACGTTTCTATAACAACCGGGAGCAGGCGGCCCTCGCCACTCAGCTATTTTTCCTGTTCCAGCGTGCGCAAAAAATTCAGGATTTACGCCAGGCCGATATTTTCGCTCCAGACAGGGTCGCAGATTTCCTGATCGACAAGGACCCCTTGTTCGCTCGCATCAACCTGGACGCAGATGAGTACCAGCTGTACGAAAAGGTCTACCAACAACTGACCATTGATGCGCCCCGTCCAGATCTGGTGCTGTACCTGCAGGCACCCACCGATGTGCTGCTTTCGCGCATCGAAAACCGCGGGCTGGCCATGGAAAAGGGTATCAACCGGGACTATCTGGAGCGCCTCAACGAAGTGTACAGCGAGTTCTTTCTGTACTACGATGATGCCCCGTTGTTAATCGTTAACGCCAGTGAGATCGACCTCGCCAACAGTGTCGCCGATTACCGGGACCTGGTGGATTACATGCTCGACATTCGCAGCGGTCGCCACTATTTCAATCCCACGTTTTTCAGATAG
- the panB gene encoding 3-methyl-2-oxobutanoate hydroxymethyltransferase: MGKITISTLDKMKAADEKFVCITAYDATFSRLISDTGAEIILVGDSLGMVLQGHDSTIPVTIADMAYHTESVCRANPRSLVIADMPFMSYTTTEQAMENATHLMQAGAHMVKMEGGAWLSDTISSLVERGIPVCAHLGLTPQSVNAFGGFKVQGRTPKEAKSIRAEAVEIQDAGASLLVLECIPSNLAADISKNLDIPVIGIGAGRDTDGQVLVMHDLLGLSTHTPRFVQNFMAGQSSVAGGLQAFVDAVKSGAYPAEEHTYS, translated from the coding sequence ATGGGCAAGATCACCATAAGCACCCTGGATAAGATGAAGGCAGCGGACGAAAAGTTCGTCTGTATCACTGCCTACGATGCTACCTTTTCCAGGCTTATCAGCGATACCGGCGCCGAAATCATACTGGTGGGAGACTCACTGGGTATGGTTCTGCAAGGCCACGACAGTACGATCCCTGTGACAATCGCAGACATGGCCTACCACACAGAGAGTGTCTGCCGCGCTAATCCCCGCTCGCTGGTCATCGCCGACATGCCCTTCATGAGCTACACCACTACAGAGCAGGCAATGGAGAATGCCACTCACCTTATGCAGGCCGGGGCACACATGGTCAAGATGGAGGGTGGCGCGTGGCTATCGGATACCATTAGCAGCCTGGTCGAGCGCGGTATACCGGTGTGCGCCCATTTGGGCCTCACACCGCAGTCGGTTAACGCCTTTGGCGGCTTCAAGGTACAGGGCCGCACACCCAAGGAGGCCAAATCAATCCGGGCGGAGGCGGTGGAAATCCAGGACGCCGGTGCCAGCCTGCTGGTACTGGAATGCATTCCCTCCAACCTGGCGGCGGATATCAGCAAGAATCTCGACATTCCCGTGATCGGTATTGGCGCCGGACGGGACACGGACGGGCAAGTCCTGGTCATGCACGATCTGCTGGGCCTGTCGACACATACCCCGCGCTTTGTGCAGAATTTTATGGCCGGTCAATCCAGTGTCGCCGGCGGTCTGCAGGCTTTTGTCGACGCGGTTAAATCGGGCGCATACCCCGCCGAAGAACATACCTACTCCTGA
- the panC gene encoding pantoate--beta-alanine ligase, producing the protein MRTYNSTAALKPALAAFRGQAQTIAFVPTMGNLHEGHLDLVRKARTLCDIVVVSVFVNPLQFGPNEDLDAYPRTLLADKEKLFAEGVQVLFAPGVNDVYPQGMDAQTLVHVPELGDTLCGSRRPGHFDGVTTVVSKLFNMVQPDVALFGEKDFQQLSIVRKMVTDLCMPIEIIGVVTTRDEDGLAKSSRNGYLSLQHRRIAPTLNQTLNECREAIACGFDNFLQLESHARLRLLQAGFETDYFTVRDARTLKAVTDSTEEVAILAAARLGETRLIDNVRLVLNPISDWGMLADGR; encoded by the coding sequence ATGCGAACCTACAACAGCACCGCAGCACTAAAACCGGCGCTTGCAGCCTTCCGCGGACAGGCGCAGACCATCGCCTTTGTGCCGACCATGGGCAACCTGCACGAGGGCCATCTGGACCTGGTGCGAAAGGCCCGAACACTCTGCGATATCGTCGTGGTCAGTGTCTTTGTAAACCCCCTGCAATTCGGCCCCAACGAAGATCTCGACGCCTATCCCCGCACGCTTCTTGCTGACAAGGAGAAACTCTTCGCTGAGGGTGTACAGGTGCTTTTCGCACCCGGTGTGAATGATGTGTACCCGCAGGGCATGGACGCACAAACTCTGGTGCATGTGCCTGAGTTGGGGGACACGCTCTGCGGCAGCCGCCGCCCGGGACATTTTGACGGTGTGACTACGGTCGTAAGCAAGCTATTCAACATGGTGCAGCCTGACGTGGCGTTGTTTGGCGAGAAGGATTTCCAGCAGTTGTCCATTGTGCGGAAAATGGTCACCGATCTCTGTATGCCCATTGAAATCATTGGTGTGGTCACGACGCGGGACGAGGACGGCCTCGCGAAAAGTTCACGTAATGGCTACCTTTCGCTGCAACACCGCCGTATTGCGCCAACACTGAATCAGACACTCAATGAGTGCCGCGAGGCCATCGCCTGCGGGTTCGATAATTTCTTGCAACTGGAATCTCACGCGCGACTGCGCTTGCTGCAGGCGGGGTTTGAGACCGACTACTTCACCGTGCGCGACGCACGCACTCTGAAGGCGGTTACAGATAGCACCGAGGAGGTGGCTATTCTCGCCGCCGCCCGGTTGGGTGAGACCCGTTTGATTGACAACGTCCGGCTCGTTCTCAACCCAATTTCCGATTGGGGCATGCTCGCAGACGGGCGCTAG